In Polaribacter sp. Hel_I_88, the following proteins share a genomic window:
- a CDS encoding DUF1573 domain-containing protein, translating into MKKLFLFVLGFLFSMAISAQEFKFEKETINYGKIKKNADGKRIFKFTNVGDAPIIIKEIKTSCDCTVPEKPEKPIMPGEEATITVSYDTATVGGFSKEIIIFSNAKTSPKKIKIKGFIID; encoded by the coding sequence ATGAAAAAATTATTTCTTTTTGTTTTAGGGTTTTTATTTTCAATGGCGATTTCTGCTCAGGAATTCAAATTTGAAAAGGAAACTATTAATTACGGAAAAATTAAAAAAAATGCAGATGGCAAACGTATTTTTAAATTCACGAATGTTGGTGATGCTCCAATCATAATAAAAGAAATAAAAACTTCTTGCGATTGTACTGTGCCAGAAAAACCAGAGAAACCAATTATGCCAGGAGAAGAAGCAACCATTACAGTTTCTTATGATACTGCAACTGTTGGTGGTTTTTCTAAAGAAATTATTATTTTCTCAAATGCAAAAACATCACCCAAAAAAATTAAAATTAAAGGTTTTATAATTGATTAA